The following are from one region of the Ochotona princeps isolate mOchPri1 chromosome 15, mOchPri1.hap1, whole genome shotgun sequence genome:
- the BBS10 gene encoding Bardet-Biedl syndrome 10 protein isoform X1: MAAGGSVKAALQVAEVLETIVSRCVGPEGRQVVCTKPTGEVLLSRDGGRLLLALHLEHPVARMIVACVSSHLKKAGDGAKTFIVFLCHLLRGLRAITAKEKHGLISETMQTLGRHWKNCCQWKLISQCLLTFQTRVLDRLMDQCLRRHFLSIFSSSANGRTLCRSSLEMLLTAYFCGRVGKNHHKFVSQLMCNYFFKCITCTSGIEVFELMDECFVELNVGVTGLPVSESKIIGGLLLPRDFSVYCPADGDVRIVLVTETIHFPLASSGSEFVLNSEAQLQTSQFWVMERTKAIMEQLHGQNVKLLLSSVKQSELVSYYAALNGISVVECLSAEEVCLIQRITHLSPFVPQASSQCDIPDTALATFCKPLILRSKRYVHLGLVSRGAFIPHCVVLCGPVQGLIEQHEHALHGAWKMLQQLYKEHNLSYITCASGQNDPSGPSVIENRRESPGNESIQRPHQDTIVKDKAELKNTQTYLQVCSNLTVSDVELETCIPCSKPELRAADTLQTCETLRHLSPGEYSVTEDTTLLMKTNSTSSPTENMRTEIVYENVEFTEITGNQSMMSLRYNPLDVGTCGSCYWSSIPAGCVLPVGGNFEILLHYYLTKYAKKCQPSEETVVSMLIANALLGLPQILCKSKKGKYSFPQMYLRALHALETDQPLVDDQTGLESVIGKYQLLTSVLQCLTKILTIDLIISIKRQPQEVHDQDSEDEL, encoded by the exons ATGGCCGCCGGGGGGTCTGTGAAGGCGGCGTTGCAGGTGGCCGAGGTGCTGGAAACCATTGTGAGCCGCTGCGTGGGCCCCGAGGGGCGGCAGGTTGTGTGTACGAAGCCGACCGGCGAGGTGCTGCTCAGCCGGGATGGAGGCCGCCTGCTGCTGGCGCTGCACTTAGAGCATCCAGTCGCCAG GATGATAGTGGCATGTGTTTCCAGTCATCTCAAAAAAGCAGGAGATGGTGCTAAAACATTTATTGTCTTTCTTTGCCATTTGCTCAGAGGACTTCGTGCcatcacagccaaagagaagcatGGTTTGATATCTGAAACTATGCAGACCCTTGGAAGGCACTGGAAAAATTGTTGTCAGTGGAAACTTATTTCCCAATGTCTTTTAACATTTCAGACACGTGTGTTAGACCGTCTTATGGACCAATGCTTGAGAAGACACTTTCTGTCCATCTTTTCTTCATCCGCTAATGGGAGAACATTGTGTAGGAGCTCCTTAGAGATGCTCTTAACTGCTTACTTTTGTGGAAGGGTGGGAAAAAACCATCACAAGTTTGTTTCTCAGTTGATGTGTAACTACTTTTTCAAGTGTATAACTTGCACGAGTGGAATTGAAGTGTTTGAATTGATGGATGAGTGTTTTGTAGAGTTGAATGTTGGTGTCACTGGCCTTCCTGTGTCAGAGTCTAAGATCATAGGAGGGCTGTTGCTTCCCAGAGATTTTTCTGTGTACTGCCCAGCAGATGGGGACGTAAGAATAGTCCTAGTAACAGAAACCATTCACTTTCCTCTTGCAAGTAGTGGATCTGAGTTTGTTCTAAATTCAGAAGCACAATTGCAGACTTCTCAATTTTGGGTGATGGAAAGAACCAAGGCAATAATGGAACAGCTACATGGTCAGAATGTAAAATTGCTCCTGTCTAGTGTGAAGCAATCAGAATTAGTTTCGTATTATGCAGCACTAAATGGTATATCTGTGGTAGAGTGTTTATCAGCAGAAGAAGTTTGCCTCATCCAGAGGATCACTCATCTTTCTCCATTTGTACCACAGGCCTCCTCTCAGTGTGACATTCCTGACACTGCTTTGGCGACATTTTGTAAACCCCTCATCCTTAGATCCAAAAGGTATGTGCATCTTGGCTTGGTCAGCAGGGGTGCATTTATACCGCACTGTGTAGTTCTTTGTGGGCCAGTGCAGGGTCTTATTGAGCAACACGAGCATGCTTTACATGGAGCGTGGAAAATGCTTCAGCAGTTATATAAAGAGCACAACCTAAGTTACATTACATGTGCCAGTGGCCAAAACGACCCATCAGGTCCTTCTGTCATTGAAAATAGGAGAGAAAGTCCTGGAAATGAGTCAATACAAAGACCACATCAGGACACAATTGTGAAGGATAAAGCTGAAttgaaaaacacacaaacatattTACAAGTGTGTTCAAATTTGACAGTTTCAGATGTAGAATTAGAAACTTGTATTCCATGTTCAAAGCCAGAACTGAGAGCAGCAGATACTTTGCAAACATGTGAAACACTGAGACATTTGTCTCCTGGGGAATACAGTGTCACTGAAGACACTACCCTATTGATGAAGACTAATTCCACTTCTAGTCCAACAGAAAACATGAGGACAGAAATAGTTTATGAAAATGTAGAGTTCACAGAAATTACTGGAAACCAGAGCATGATGTCCTTGAGATATAACCCACTGGATGTGGGTACTTGTGGGAGCTGCTATTGGTCTTCGATACCAGCAGGTTGTGTTCTGCCAGTGGGTGGTAATTTTGAAATCTTGTTGCATTACTATCTAACCAAATATGCCAAAAAATGCCAACCATCAGAAGAAACTGTGGTTAGTATGTTAATAGCTAATGCACTTCTAGGTCTTCCCCAAATCCTTTGTAAGtccaagaaaggaaaatataGCTTTCCACAAATGTATCTAAGAGCTCTTCATGCACTGGAAACTGATCAACCCTTGGTAGACGATCAGACAGGTTTGGAATCAGTGATAGGTAAATACCAATTACTAACATCAGTTCTCCAGTGTTTGACAAAAATATTAACCATTGATTTGATAATCAGTATTAAGAGGCAGCCTCAGGAAGTTCATGATCAAGATTCAGAAGATGAACTCTAa
- the BBS10 gene encoding Bardet-Biedl syndrome 10 protein isoform X2 — protein sequence MAAGGSVKAALQVAEVLETIVSRCVGPEGRQVVCTKPTGEVLLSRDGGRLLLALHLEHPVARMIVACVSSHLKKAGDGAKTFIVFLCHLLRGLRAITAKEKHGLISETMQTLGRHWKNCCQWKLISQCLLTFQTRVLDRLMDQCLRRHFLSIFSSSANGRTLCRSSLEMLLTAYFCGRVGKNHHKFVSQLMCNYFFKCITCTSGIEVFELMDECFVELNVGVTGLPVSESKIIGGLLLPRDFSVYCPADGDVRIVLVTETIHFPLASSGSEFVLNSEAQLQTSQFWVMERTKAIMEQLHGQNVKLLLSSVKQSELVSYYAALNGISVVECLSAEEVCLIQRITHLSPFVPQASSQCDIPDTALATFCKPLILRSKRVVNIGLQK from the exons ATGGCCGCCGGGGGGTCTGTGAAGGCGGCGTTGCAGGTGGCCGAGGTGCTGGAAACCATTGTGAGCCGCTGCGTGGGCCCCGAGGGGCGGCAGGTTGTGTGTACGAAGCCGACCGGCGAGGTGCTGCTCAGCCGGGATGGAGGCCGCCTGCTGCTGGCGCTGCACTTAGAGCATCCAGTCGCCAG GATGATAGTGGCATGTGTTTCCAGTCATCTCAAAAAAGCAGGAGATGGTGCTAAAACATTTATTGTCTTTCTTTGCCATTTGCTCAGAGGACTTCGTGCcatcacagccaaagagaagcatGGTTTGATATCTGAAACTATGCAGACCCTTGGAAGGCACTGGAAAAATTGTTGTCAGTGGAAACTTATTTCCCAATGTCTTTTAACATTTCAGACACGTGTGTTAGACCGTCTTATGGACCAATGCTTGAGAAGACACTTTCTGTCCATCTTTTCTTCATCCGCTAATGGGAGAACATTGTGTAGGAGCTCCTTAGAGATGCTCTTAACTGCTTACTTTTGTGGAAGGGTGGGAAAAAACCATCACAAGTTTGTTTCTCAGTTGATGTGTAACTACTTTTTCAAGTGTATAACTTGCACGAGTGGAATTGAAGTGTTTGAATTGATGGATGAGTGTTTTGTAGAGTTGAATGTTGGTGTCACTGGCCTTCCTGTGTCAGAGTCTAAGATCATAGGAGGGCTGTTGCTTCCCAGAGATTTTTCTGTGTACTGCCCAGCAGATGGGGACGTAAGAATAGTCCTAGTAACAGAAACCATTCACTTTCCTCTTGCAAGTAGTGGATCTGAGTTTGTTCTAAATTCAGAAGCACAATTGCAGACTTCTCAATTTTGGGTGATGGAAAGAACCAAGGCAATAATGGAACAGCTACATGGTCAGAATGTAAAATTGCTCCTGTCTAGTGTGAAGCAATCAGAATTAGTTTCGTATTATGCAGCACTAAATGGTATATCTGTGGTAGAGTGTTTATCAGCAGAAGAAGTTTGCCTCATCCAGAGGATCACTCATCTTTCTCCATTTGTACCACAGGCCTCCTCTCAGTGTGACATTCCTGACACTGCTTTGGCGACATTTTGTAAACCCCTCATCCTTAGATCCAAAAG